The Oceanispirochaeta sp. M1 genome segment AAAGGAGGTATCCAGATCTTTTCATCTTATTTCTCCTTCTTCAAGGTCTTTCATCAGAGAGGAGAGGTCCTTGTTTCCCCCGGGAGTGAATATTTCAAGGATGTGGAGTGTCTTTCCATCTGCAAAAACTGCCACTATAAATTGATATGGCTCTCTGTCCTTACTGATAAAGTGAATCCCCTTAAACTCTTTATCTCCAATGTTTATACTGACATCCTCGGCGCTCTCATAGTATTCAGATAGATGAAACTCCAGAGCTTTCTGCCAGAATGAGGCATCACCCCGCGGTTCATTATCAACACTGCTGATAAACAGAGTTGTTCCTTCCGCATCCTCGGCAATATAACTTTTTTCTTTTTCAAAGACTGCAAAATTATCTCCGGGATTAAGCTTTACCGAGGCTTTCAGCCGGTCTGAAACAGGATAAAGAGGATCAAGAGAGGCAATCCAGTCAAAGGGGATATCATAGCGGCCGTAGCCTTCATCGAGTCTGGCCTCAAGGGACACGGAAATTCTGGAGTAGGCAATTCTGTTTTCCATCATACTTAACTGCTGCCTGATGGATTCTATCTCTTCGCTGAGACGTCCTATCTCCCTCAGTATCCGGGCTCTCTCCTCGGCATCACTGCTCTTGTTCAGTAGGGCATAAAGACGTTCTCTGGTCTGCATGGCGGTAGTCAGGCGCTGTTGAGAATCGGCAAACTGTTCGGTTACATCCCATGTGCTGATCTCCTGATGACTTACTTTTCCCATTCCAAGGATCTCTTTAAAGGTTGTACGGAACAACGCTGCCGGTATACGCAGTATCATATAATCACTGTAGGAGCTTTCCACATAGCCCCCTGTACTGAGTGTCAGTTTTTCAAGAGCCTTTCGGCTGTCTTCAGGCTTATCAACAATAAGACCTATACTGCCGTTGTATATCCTTTTACGTCCCGGATCTTCATCAGCTGTTTCTGAGGGGACAGTTGAATCTGACAGACTGTCTTCATTGCTTACCATCAGCGGTTCAGGCTCCATAGAGGCAGCTTCCGATTTCATCATTGCTCTCGGGGCTTCCGCTGCCGTATAAGCTAAATCAGCTTCTCTGCTTCCCGAGCTGCAGCTCAGTATCAGGATCAATACTAAAAAATAAAAGGTTATTCTGTGTTTGTTCATAGTATTAAATATACATCCCTCTTCCGGAGGTTACAAATCGGAAAAAAAAAGGCATCCCTCAGGATGCCTTAGAAGCTATGAAAGTATCTGCATAGAAGAGAGTGGCCTTATTCTCAGGGGAGTTACAGAACCTTCTCCAAAAACAATCTGCATATAGTCTACATATTCTTTTGCTTTTTCATTGGGGATATAGACCTGAATGGTTCCGGCAAATCCTCCGCCGTGAACCCGGCAGGCTCCCTTTTCATCAAGAAAATCTTCGGTCAGTGCCAGAGCAAGGCTGATTCCCTGTTCCTGAGGCTCTTTCCCGGGATAGACATTCTGGAGGTAGCAGAATGAAGAATGACCGGAAAGATTGACCTGATGAAGATAGTCTTCAACCTTATTCTCTTTCAGTGATTCAACCATTCGGCTGACTCGTTTGTTATCACTGAAAAAATGAAGGCTTCTCAGAATTGCCCGATCTCCGGTCTTTTCTCTGAGAGCAGATATGTTTTCAATTACCCTGGCTTTGTCCAGATCTCTGCAGACCTCTTTTCCGAATTCAGCAGCAACCGATTTCATCTCAGTGGGGATAGCTGCATATTCGTGAGTGAGATCCGCATGATTACCTCCGGTATCCACAACCATCAGTGTGTATCCGGCCTTGTTGAAGTTATATACAACAGGAGTGATAACAGGTTTTTCAGGATCTTCAAAATCTATGGCCACAATACCGCCGTTGGCACAGGCAACCTGATCCATCAGCCCGCATGGTTTACCGAAAAAGTTATTTTCCGAGTACTGCCCAATCTGGGCTATCTCTGTAGAAGTCACCATATTACCATTGAACAGGGCGCTGAAAATGGTTCCAACCAGCACTTCCAGGGCTGCAGAGGAACTCAGTCCTGATCCCTTGAGTACGGAGCTTGTTGTATTGGCTCTGAAACCGGAAATCTTATATCCTTTTTCTGTAAAACGGGCCGCAATTCCCCTTACCAGGGACTCTGTGAGCCCCTCTTCTTCGGGATGTACAGAAAGATCGGATATATCGACCTTCACGGCGGGATATCCTTCAGAATCGATAATGACTGATGTATCACCAGTTTGGGAAACGGCGGCTATCGTATCAAGATTGATGGAACCTGCCAGAACCCGGCCTCTGTTATGGTCGGTATGATTTCCACCCAGCTCAGTTCGCCCGGGGGTACTGAAGAGGCTGATGTCCTGTGTTCCGTAGAGGGTTTCATGTTTTTCTACAAGTTCAGCCCAGCGCAGAGCCTGACCTTCTAGGCCTTCAGCACCATAGAGTTCTTCAAATAATGCTGTCAATTTTCCTTTTTCCAGCTGTGTCAGAATATCATTTTTTGTCATGATTCCTCTCCAAGTGTCAGGGTGTAATGCTCTTCGGAGCAGTTTCTCAGACTCAGTGCGCTTCCCTCGGTTGTGATATCTCTCTGGGGCATGCCCAGCATTTCGTAGCCCACCATGAATTTTTTTACCGTAGCTGAGCGAAGCAGGGGCGGATAATAATGGATGTGAAACTGCCATTCATCATGCTCTTCAGCGTCGGTGGGTGCCTGGTGGATTCCCATGGAGTAGGGAAAACTGGTCTGGAACAGATTGTCAAAGCGGGTTCCCATCCGTTTGAGAGCATCAGCCATATCAACAGTCTCTTTTTCAGACATTTCACAGATATTGCGAATCTGTCTTTTAGGCAGAACCATTGTTTCATAGGGCCAGACAGCCCAGAAGGGAACCAGGGCAACAAAGCTGTCATTTTCAAAAATAATTCTTTCCCTCAGTTCCAGTTCTTTCTTTACGTAATCTGTCAGCAGAACAGATCCCTTTTCTGCAAGATAGGCTTTCTGTTTATCCTGCTCTTTAGAGGGGATATCGGGAATGATCTCTTCGGCCCAGATCTGTCCGTGGGGATGGGGATTGGAGCAGCCCATAACGGCTCCTCTGTTTTCAAATATCTGAATATGGTTAATATAATCAATCTTTCCCAGCTCTTCATACTCATTTTGCCAGGTTTTAACTACTTCTGTAATCATATCAACTTCCATGAGGGATATGGTCAGATCATGGCGTGGTGAAAAGCAGATAACCTTGCACAGTCCTCTCTCTGATTTAGCCTGGAAGAGACCGTCATTCATTTCACCTTCGGGAGTATCTTTCAGGAGAGCGGCGAAATCGTTTTCAAATACAAAGGTTCCCTTGTAGTCAGGATTTTTGTGTCCTCCGGCTCTCTCGTTGCCGGGGCAGAGGTAGCAGCCGGGATCAAATTCAGGTTTTTTATCCAGCATAGGTTTTTCAACCTGACCGTTCCAGGGACGTTTTGTTCTGTGGGGTGATACTTTGATCCATTCACCTGTCAGGGGGTTGTATCGTCTGTGGGGATCTTCGGTAAAATCAATTTTTTTACTCATGGGAACTCCTATTAAGGTCTTCATTACAGTCTTAAACATTTATAATTCAGGCTCTTGAGCCAAGGGTTGATTAATAAAATGTACACGAGTACAATACAAGGGTAAAATGAATCTGTCAAGGATGGAAATGTATGGCGGAAAAAAATAACAGAGATAAAGTTGCCGCTCTTGCCGGAGTCAGCAGCGCCACGGTCTCGCGGGTCTATAATAATCCTGATCGTGTGTCTTCTGCAAAAAAGGAAGCAGTACTCAATGCAGCCCGTGAGCTCGCATATTCCCCCGATAAATCCGCCAGTGCTCTTCGCCGCAGGGGTACGGGACAGATCTCTCTTGTCAGTTTTGAAAAACAGGGGAGGCCCTGGTACTGGGGTGATTTTCCCGGTGCTAAATGGTTTTTCACAGATGTTCTGACAGGAGTCCTATCTGTAATTGATTCTTCTATGTACCGTCTTAATCTCAAAACTCTGAAGTCCGCAGAAGATGTCAGGTCGGTTAACTGGAAACAGGAATGCGACGGAGTAATTTTTTTTGATGTG includes the following:
- a CDS encoding DUF4349 domain-containing protein gives rise to the protein MILILSCSSGSREADLAYTAAEAPRAMMKSEAASMEPEPLMVSNEDSLSDSTVPSETADEDPGRKRIYNGSIGLIVDKPEDSRKALEKLTLSTGGYVESSYSDYMILRIPAALFRTTFKEILGMGKVSHQEISTWDVTEQFADSQQRLTTAMQTRERLYALLNKSSDAEERARILREIGRLSEEIESIRQQLSMMENRIAYSRISVSLEARLDEGYGRYDIPFDWIASLDPLYPVSDRLKASVKLNPGDNFAVFEKEKSYIAEDAEGTTLFISSVDNEPRGDASFWQKALEFHLSEYYESAEDVSINIGDKEFKGIHFISKDREPYQFIVAVFADGKTLHILEIFTPGGNKDLSSLMKDLEEGEIR
- a CDS encoding galactokinase family protein translates to MTKNDILTQLEKGKLTALFEELYGAEGLEGQALRWAELVEKHETLYGTQDISLFSTPGRTELGGNHTDHNRGRVLAGSINLDTIAAVSQTGDTSVIIDSEGYPAVKVDISDLSVHPEEEGLTESLVRGIAARFTEKGYKISGFRANTTSSVLKGSGLSSSAALEVLVGTIFSALFNGNMVTSTEIAQIGQYSENNFFGKPCGLMDQVACANGGIVAIDFEDPEKPVITPVVYNFNKAGYTLMVVDTGGNHADLTHEYAAIPTEMKSVAAEFGKEVCRDLDKARVIENISALREKTGDRAILRSLHFFSDNKRVSRMVESLKENKVEDYLHQVNLSGHSSFCYLQNVYPGKEPQEQGISLALALTEDFLDEKGACRVHGGGFAGTIQVYIPNEKAKEYVDYMQIVFGEGSVTPLRIRPLSSMQILS
- a CDS encoding UDP-glucose--hexose-1-phosphate uridylyltransferase, translated to MSKKIDFTEDPHRRYNPLTGEWIKVSPHRTKRPWNGQVEKPMLDKKPEFDPGCYLCPGNERAGGHKNPDYKGTFVFENDFAALLKDTPEGEMNDGLFQAKSERGLCKVICFSPRHDLTISLMEVDMITEVVKTWQNEYEELGKIDYINHIQIFENRGAVMGCSNPHPHGQIWAEEIIPDIPSKEQDKQKAYLAEKGSVLLTDYVKKELELRERIIFENDSFVALVPFWAVWPYETMVLPKRQIRNICEMSEKETVDMADALKRMGTRFDNLFQTSFPYSMGIHQAPTDAEEHDEWQFHIHYYPPLLRSATVKKFMVGYEMLGMPQRDITTEGSALSLRNCSEEHYTLTLGEES